The following are encoded together in the Rhineura floridana isolate rRhiFlo1 chromosome 21, rRhiFlo1.hap2, whole genome shotgun sequence genome:
- the ANKRD13B gene encoding ankyrin repeat domain-containing protein 13B isoform X2 — MRLQPPRRPRPGAKRMLAASPRGKKGAEASFSLHALVWHNQPRELEKELSSKQVDIEQLDPRGRTPLHLATTLGHLECARVLLRHGADTAKENRSGWTVLQEAVSTHDLELVQLVLRYRDYQRAIKRLAGIPILLERLCKAQDFYVEMKWEFTSWVPLVSKICPSDTYKVWKCGQNLRVDTTLLGFDHMTWQRGSRSFIFKGQDSSAVVMEINHDRRVVYTETLTLAAHDQEGLLATVQPTEEQVMGRLLAPVVTTQLDMRNIAFERNKTGILGWKSEKTEVVNGYEAKVYGASNVELITRTRTEHLSDQHKGKTKGSKTPLQSFLGIAEQHVGPNNGALITQTLSHANPTAITPEEYFNPSFELGSRDMGRPIELTTKTQKFKAKLWLCEDHPLSLAEQVAPIIDLMAVSNALFAKLRDFITLHLPPGFPVKIEIPIFHILNARITFGNLNGCDEPVVSIRGAGSPGSNAPSPGSDRSSISSSSSLGSCRCCEMDPSLFEVPRGYSVVGSHPEPLREDDDDLLQFAIQQSLLEAGSEYDQVTIWEALTNSKPGTLPMPQDGRRVDRTPQHTPTPTPPPCPATPQPPPPSSAGRGPIPSYAEQLRLAMELSAKEQEEAERRSRQEEEEFERILRLSLTEQ, encoded by the exons atgcGGCTGCAGCCCCCCCGACGGCCTCGCCCCGGTGCCAAAAGGATGCTGGCCGCCTCCCCTCGCGGCAAGAAGGGCGCCGAGGCCAGCTTTTCCCTCCATGCCTTGGTGTGGCACAACCAGCCCCGCGAGCTGGAGAAGGAGCTCAGCTCCAAGCAG GTGGATATCGAACAGCTGGACCCCCGAGGCCGCACCCCTTTACACCTGGCTACCACCCTGGGGCACCTGGAGTGCGCCCGAGTCCTGCTGAGGCACGGGGCTGACACAGCCAAAGAAAATCGAAGCGGCTGGACAG TGTTGCAGGAAGCTGTGAGCACCCACGACCTGGAGCTCGTTCAACTGGTGCTGCGTTACCGCGACTACCAACGGGCCATCAAGCGCCTGGCCGGCATCCCTATCCTgctggagaggctgtgcaag GCTCAAGATTTCTATGTGGAGATGAAATGGGAATTTACTAGCTGGG TCCCCTTGGTCTCCAAGATCTGCCCCAGCGACACTTACAAGGTGTGGAAGTGCGGGCAGAACCTGCGGGTGGACACGACCTTGCTGGGCTTTGACCACATGACGTGGCAGCGTGGCAGTCGCAGTTTCATCTTCAAAGGACAAG ACAGCAGTGCAGTTGTGATGGAAATTAACCATGACCGTCGGGTGGTTTACACCGAAACGCTCACTCTCGCTGCCCACGACCAGGAGGGACTCCTGGCCACGGTGCAACCCACAGAAGAGCAAGTGATGGGCCGCCTCTTGGCTCCCGTCGTCACCACACAGCTGGACATGCGCAACATTGCCTTTGAGAG GAACAAGACGGGTATTTTGGGATGGAAGAGTGAGAAGACCGAGGTGGTGAACGGGTATGAGGCTAAG GTGTATGGGGCTTCCAATGTGGAACTTATAACCCGAACGCGAACGGAGCATCTCTCAGACCAGCACAAAGGCAAAACCAAAG GCAGTAAAACGCCACTCCAGTCGTTCCTGGGCATTGCCGAACAACACGTGGGCCCCAACAACGGG GCTCTCATCACGCAGACGCTGAGCCACGCCAACCCCACCGCCATCACGCCAGAGGAGTACTTCAACCCCAGTTTCGAGCTGGGGAGCCGCGACATGGGACGGCCCATCGAACTCACCACCAAGACGCAGAA gTTCAAAGCCAAGTTGTGGCTGTGCGAAGACCACCCGCTGTCTCTGGCTGAGCAGGTGGCCCCCATCATCGACCTGATGGCCGTCAGCAACGCCCTTTTTGCCAAGCTGAGGGACTTCATCACGCTGCACCTGCCTCCTGGCTTCCCTGTGAAGATCG AAATTCCCATTTTCCATATCCTCAATGCCCGTATCACCTTTGGAAACCTCAATGGTTGCGACGAACCCGTGGTCTCCATCCGTGGGGCCGGCAGCCCCGGAAGCAATGCCCCCTCGCCTGGCAGCGACCGCTCTAGTATAAGCAGTTCCAGCTCTCTCG GTTCCTGCCGGTGCTGCGAGATGGACCCATCTCTGTTTGAGGTCCCACGAGGCTACAGCGTTGTTGGGAGCCACCCGGAGCCCTTGCGGGAAGATGATGACGATCTTCTGCAATttgccatccagcagagcttgcTAGAAGCTGGCAGCGAATATGACCAG GTTACCATTTGGGAAGCCCTGACTAACAGCAAACCCGGCACCCTCCCCATGCCCCAAGATGGGCGCAGAGTGGACAG GACGCCCCAGCACACCCCGACGCCGACGCCACCCCCCTGCCCCGCCACCCCCCAGCCGCCGCCGCCCTCCTCTGCAGGGAGGGGGCCCATTCCCAGCTACGCCGAGCAACTCCGCCTGGCCATGGAGCTGTCCGCCAAGGAGCAAGAGGAGGCGGAGAGGCGCTCGCGCCAGGAAGAGGAAGAGTTTGAGCGGATCCTCCGCCTCTCGCTCACCGAACAGTAG
- the ANKRD13B gene encoding ankyrin repeat domain-containing protein 13B isoform X3, whose product MKWEFTSWVPLVSKICPSDTYKVWKCGQNLRVDTTLLGFDHMTWQRGSRSFIFKGQDSSAVVMEINHDRRVVYTETLTLAAHDQEGLLATVQPTEEQVMGRLLAPVVTTQLDMRNIAFERNKTGILGWKSEKTEVVNGYEAKVYGASNVELITRTRTEHLSDQHKGKTKDAVALRCGLSPRLLAVMKGHRLPVLEKSLSAVSLAGSKTPLQSFLGIAEQHVGPNNGALITQTLSHANPTAITPEEYFNPSFELGSRDMGRPIELTTKTQKFKAKLWLCEDHPLSLAEQVAPIIDLMAVSNALFAKLRDFITLHLPPGFPVKIEIPIFHILNARITFGNLNGCDEPVVSIRGAGSPGSNAPSPGSDRSSISSSSSLGSCRCCEMDPSLFEVPRGYSVVGSHPEPLREDDDDLLQFAIQQSLLEAGSEYDQVTIWEALTNSKPGTLPMPQDGRRVDRTPQHTPTPTPPPCPATPQPPPPSSAGRGPIPSYAEQLRLAMELSAKEQEEAERRSRQEEEEFERILRLSLTEQ is encoded by the exons ATGAAATGGGAATTTACTAGCTGGG TCCCCTTGGTCTCCAAGATCTGCCCCAGCGACACTTACAAGGTGTGGAAGTGCGGGCAGAACCTGCGGGTGGACACGACCTTGCTGGGCTTTGACCACATGACGTGGCAGCGTGGCAGTCGCAGTTTCATCTTCAAAGGACAAG ACAGCAGTGCAGTTGTGATGGAAATTAACCATGACCGTCGGGTGGTTTACACCGAAACGCTCACTCTCGCTGCCCACGACCAGGAGGGACTCCTGGCCACGGTGCAACCCACAGAAGAGCAAGTGATGGGCCGCCTCTTGGCTCCCGTCGTCACCACACAGCTGGACATGCGCAACATTGCCTTTGAGAG GAACAAGACGGGTATTTTGGGATGGAAGAGTGAGAAGACCGAGGTGGTGAACGGGTATGAGGCTAAG GTGTATGGGGCTTCCAATGTGGAACTTATAACCCGAACGCGAACGGAGCATCTCTCAGACCAGCACAAAGGCAAAACCAAAG ATGCCGTAGCACTGCGCTGCGGCCTTTCCCCGCGTCTCCTGGCCGTgatgaagggccacaggctccctgtcCTGGAGAAATCTCTATCGGCTGTGTCTCTTGCAGGCAGTAAAACGCCACTCCAGTCGTTCCTGGGCATTGCCGAACAACACGTGGGCCCCAACAACGGG GCTCTCATCACGCAGACGCTGAGCCACGCCAACCCCACCGCCATCACGCCAGAGGAGTACTTCAACCCCAGTTTCGAGCTGGGGAGCCGCGACATGGGACGGCCCATCGAACTCACCACCAAGACGCAGAA gTTCAAAGCCAAGTTGTGGCTGTGCGAAGACCACCCGCTGTCTCTGGCTGAGCAGGTGGCCCCCATCATCGACCTGATGGCCGTCAGCAACGCCCTTTTTGCCAAGCTGAGGGACTTCATCACGCTGCACCTGCCTCCTGGCTTCCCTGTGAAGATCG AAATTCCCATTTTCCATATCCTCAATGCCCGTATCACCTTTGGAAACCTCAATGGTTGCGACGAACCCGTGGTCTCCATCCGTGGGGCCGGCAGCCCCGGAAGCAATGCCCCCTCGCCTGGCAGCGACCGCTCTAGTATAAGCAGTTCCAGCTCTCTCG GTTCCTGCCGGTGCTGCGAGATGGACCCATCTCTGTTTGAGGTCCCACGAGGCTACAGCGTTGTTGGGAGCCACCCGGAGCCCTTGCGGGAAGATGATGACGATCTTCTGCAATttgccatccagcagagcttgcTAGAAGCTGGCAGCGAATATGACCAG GTTACCATTTGGGAAGCCCTGACTAACAGCAAACCCGGCACCCTCCCCATGCCCCAAGATGGGCGCAGAGTGGACAG GACGCCCCAGCACACCCCGACGCCGACGCCACCCCCCTGCCCCGCCACCCCCCAGCCGCCGCCGCCCTCCTCTGCAGGGAGGGGGCCCATTCCCAGCTACGCCGAGCAACTCCGCCTGGCCATGGAGCTGTCCGCCAAGGAGCAAGAGGAGGCGGAGAGGCGCTCGCGCCAGGAAGAGGAAGAGTTTGAGCGGATCCTCCGCCTCTCGCTCACCGAACAGTAG
- the ANKRD13B gene encoding ankyrin repeat domain-containing protein 13B isoform X1, producing MRLQPPRRPRPGAKRMLAASPRGKKGAEASFSLHALVWHNQPRELEKELSSKQVDIEQLDPRGRTPLHLATTLGHLECARVLLRHGADTAKENRSGWTVLQEAVSTHDLELVQLVLRYRDYQRAIKRLAGIPILLERLCKAQDFYVEMKWEFTSWVPLVSKICPSDTYKVWKCGQNLRVDTTLLGFDHMTWQRGSRSFIFKGQDSSAVVMEINHDRRVVYTETLTLAAHDQEGLLATVQPTEEQVMGRLLAPVVTTQLDMRNIAFERNKTGILGWKSEKTEVVNGYEAKVYGASNVELITRTRTEHLSDQHKGKTKDAVALRCGLSPRLLAVMKGHRLPVLEKSLSAVSLAGSKTPLQSFLGIAEQHVGPNNGALITQTLSHANPTAITPEEYFNPSFELGSRDMGRPIELTTKTQKFKAKLWLCEDHPLSLAEQVAPIIDLMAVSNALFAKLRDFITLHLPPGFPVKIEIPIFHILNARITFGNLNGCDEPVVSIRGAGSPGSNAPSPGSDRSSISSSSSLGSCRCCEMDPSLFEVPRGYSVVGSHPEPLREDDDDLLQFAIQQSLLEAGSEYDQVTIWEALTNSKPGTLPMPQDGRRVDRTPQHTPTPTPPPCPATPQPPPPSSAGRGPIPSYAEQLRLAMELSAKEQEEAERRSRQEEEEFERILRLSLTEQ from the exons atgcGGCTGCAGCCCCCCCGACGGCCTCGCCCCGGTGCCAAAAGGATGCTGGCCGCCTCCCCTCGCGGCAAGAAGGGCGCCGAGGCCAGCTTTTCCCTCCATGCCTTGGTGTGGCACAACCAGCCCCGCGAGCTGGAGAAGGAGCTCAGCTCCAAGCAG GTGGATATCGAACAGCTGGACCCCCGAGGCCGCACCCCTTTACACCTGGCTACCACCCTGGGGCACCTGGAGTGCGCCCGAGTCCTGCTGAGGCACGGGGCTGACACAGCCAAAGAAAATCGAAGCGGCTGGACAG TGTTGCAGGAAGCTGTGAGCACCCACGACCTGGAGCTCGTTCAACTGGTGCTGCGTTACCGCGACTACCAACGGGCCATCAAGCGCCTGGCCGGCATCCCTATCCTgctggagaggctgtgcaag GCTCAAGATTTCTATGTGGAGATGAAATGGGAATTTACTAGCTGGG TCCCCTTGGTCTCCAAGATCTGCCCCAGCGACACTTACAAGGTGTGGAAGTGCGGGCAGAACCTGCGGGTGGACACGACCTTGCTGGGCTTTGACCACATGACGTGGCAGCGTGGCAGTCGCAGTTTCATCTTCAAAGGACAAG ACAGCAGTGCAGTTGTGATGGAAATTAACCATGACCGTCGGGTGGTTTACACCGAAACGCTCACTCTCGCTGCCCACGACCAGGAGGGACTCCTGGCCACGGTGCAACCCACAGAAGAGCAAGTGATGGGCCGCCTCTTGGCTCCCGTCGTCACCACACAGCTGGACATGCGCAACATTGCCTTTGAGAG GAACAAGACGGGTATTTTGGGATGGAAGAGTGAGAAGACCGAGGTGGTGAACGGGTATGAGGCTAAG GTGTATGGGGCTTCCAATGTGGAACTTATAACCCGAACGCGAACGGAGCATCTCTCAGACCAGCACAAAGGCAAAACCAAAG ATGCCGTAGCACTGCGCTGCGGCCTTTCCCCGCGTCTCCTGGCCGTgatgaagggccacaggctccctgtcCTGGAGAAATCTCTATCGGCTGTGTCTCTTGCAGGCAGTAAAACGCCACTCCAGTCGTTCCTGGGCATTGCCGAACAACACGTGGGCCCCAACAACGGG GCTCTCATCACGCAGACGCTGAGCCACGCCAACCCCACCGCCATCACGCCAGAGGAGTACTTCAACCCCAGTTTCGAGCTGGGGAGCCGCGACATGGGACGGCCCATCGAACTCACCACCAAGACGCAGAA gTTCAAAGCCAAGTTGTGGCTGTGCGAAGACCACCCGCTGTCTCTGGCTGAGCAGGTGGCCCCCATCATCGACCTGATGGCCGTCAGCAACGCCCTTTTTGCCAAGCTGAGGGACTTCATCACGCTGCACCTGCCTCCTGGCTTCCCTGTGAAGATCG AAATTCCCATTTTCCATATCCTCAATGCCCGTATCACCTTTGGAAACCTCAATGGTTGCGACGAACCCGTGGTCTCCATCCGTGGGGCCGGCAGCCCCGGAAGCAATGCCCCCTCGCCTGGCAGCGACCGCTCTAGTATAAGCAGTTCCAGCTCTCTCG GTTCCTGCCGGTGCTGCGAGATGGACCCATCTCTGTTTGAGGTCCCACGAGGCTACAGCGTTGTTGGGAGCCACCCGGAGCCCTTGCGGGAAGATGATGACGATCTTCTGCAATttgccatccagcagagcttgcTAGAAGCTGGCAGCGAATATGACCAG GTTACCATTTGGGAAGCCCTGACTAACAGCAAACCCGGCACCCTCCCCATGCCCCAAGATGGGCGCAGAGTGGACAG GACGCCCCAGCACACCCCGACGCCGACGCCACCCCCCTGCCCCGCCACCCCCCAGCCGCCGCCGCCCTCCTCTGCAGGGAGGGGGCCCATTCCCAGCTACGCCGAGCAACTCCGCCTGGCCATGGAGCTGTCCGCCAAGGAGCAAGAGGAGGCGGAGAGGCGCTCGCGCCAGGAAGAGGAAGAGTTTGAGCGGATCCTCCGCCTCTCGCTCACCGAACAGTAG